In Zea mays cultivar B73 chromosome 7, Zm-B73-REFERENCE-NAM-5.0, whole genome shotgun sequence, the following proteins share a genomic window:
- the LOC100383773 gene encoding probable receptor-like protein kinase At1g30570 isoform X1: protein MRLQGKLIKMRSFPHLLLILALLLVLENVRAQPKPLLINCGSGSSADVDGRTWVGDAHPDGGAGFTVTLAGATATRARKPVDEGGGGGDAAYGELYRTARVFNASSAYRFSVAAGSYFLRLHFSRLFSSNLSGDATAKEAVFDVTANGLRLLSRFSVAGEIYWRNSRTNSTSDVAVKEYLLNVTAARPLEVEFAPDAGSFAFVNAMEVVPVPGNSIFGSVNKVGGVGLKGPFSLGESGVETMYRVCVGGGKIERKEDDPRLWRRWDSDERYIFSMNAAHSIRNTSSISYVSRDGADSVPAPLRLYETARVTEETFVVDRKFNVSWRFGVDPGFEYLVRLHFCELEYGSAEQRRFKIYINGKTAAENYDVVAKAGGKNKAFHEDFLDDDDAAPASETDTLWVQLGSESSATSSAASDALLNGMEIFKVSRNGNLGHPTVRIGGVSGGLEDDRRKRSPRWVLVGAAAGVVIFVSVAAAVYLCFYLHRKKNTNTSAANKKTKTKTKDDNLPATTTAPGLRAAGTFGSCRMGRRFSIAEIKAATMDFDESLVIGVGGFGKVYRGETDTGTPVAVKRGHAESQQGAKEFETEIEMLSRLRHRHLVSLIGYCDEQDEMILVYEHMANGTLRSHLYGSESESDHLPALTWRQRLEICIGAARGLHYLHTGLDRGGVIHRDVKTTNILLDGSLVAKVADFGISKHGPPLDRTHVSTAVKGSFGYLDPEYFMRQQLTQSSDVYSFGVVLLEVLCARPVINPALPRDQVNLPEWALERKRRGLLETVVDRRLDGGYDLESVRQLAEVAEKCVADEGRDRPSIGQVLWHLETALQLHQAHLQSSSASAAAGDLEPSDGASASNSIRRAEEAAETAGVTYGDGHGDGEAVELRVEVL from the coding sequence ATGCGGCTCCAAGGGAAATTAATTAAGATGAGGTCTTTTCCCCACCTGCTGCTGATCCTGGCGCTCCTCTTGGTCCTGGAGAATGTCCGGGCGCAACCCAAGCCACTTCTCATCAACTGCGGCTCGGGTTCAAGCGCCGACGTCGACGGCAGGACGTGGGTCGGGGACGCCCATCCCGACGGCGGCGCCGGCTTCACGGTCACATTGGCAGGAGCCACTGCCACCCGAGCTCGAAAACCTGTCGacgaaggaggaggaggaggggacgCCGCGTACGGGGAGCTCTACAGGACCGCTCGCGTCTTCAACGCGTCGTCCGCCTACAGGTTCAGCGTCGCCGCCGGGAGCTACTTCCTCCGGCTCCACTTCAGCCGGCTCTTCAGCAGCAACCTCAGCGGCGACGCCACCGCCAAGGAAGCGGTCTTCGACGTCACGGCCAATGGCCTGAGGCTGCTGTCCAGGTTCAGCGTCGCCGGGGAGATCTACTGGAGGAACTCCAGGACCAACTCCACCAGCGATGTCGCCGTCAAGGAGTACCTCCTCAACGTCACCGCCGCGAGGCCGCTGGAGGTCGAGTTCGCGCCTGACGCCGGGTCGTTCGCCTTCGTCAACGCCATGGAGGTTGTCCCCGTCCCCGGCAACTCGATCTTCGGTTCGGTCAACAAGGTGGGCGGGGTGGGGCTGAAGGGCCCCTTCAGCCTCGGAGAGAGCGGGGTCGAGACCATGTACAGGGTGTGCGTGGGAGGCGGCAAGATCGagaggaaggaggacgacccGCGCCTGTGGAGGAGGTGGGATTCCGACGAGCGCTACATCTTCTCCATGAACGCCGCTCACAGCATCCGGAACACGTCCAGCATCAGCTACGTGTCGCGCGACGGCGCCGACTCGGTCCCCGCGCCGCTGCGGCTGTACGAGACGGCCAGGGTGACGGAGGAGACCTTCGTGGTGGACAGGAAGTTCAACGTGTCCTGGCGGTTCGGCGTGGACCCCGGCTTCGAGTACCTGGTCAGGCTGCACTTCTGCGAGCTGGAGTACGGGAGCGCGGAGCAGCGCAGGTTCAAGATCTACATCAACGGCAAGACCGCCGCGGAGAACTACGACGTGGTCGCCAAGGCCGGGGGCAAGAACAAGGCGTTCCACGAGGACTTCcttgacgacgacgacgccgccccCGCGTCGGAGACCGACACGCTCTGGGTTCAGCTGGGCTCCGAGTCCTCCGCGACCAGCTCCGCGGCTAGCGACGCGCTCCTGAACGGCATGGAGATCTTCAAGGTCAGCCGGAACGGAAACCTTGGGCATCCGACGGTTAGGATCGGGGGCGTGAGTGGTGGCCTGGAGGACGACAGACGAAAGCGGAGCCCCAGGTGGGTGCTGGTCGGCGCTGCTGCGGGTGTGGTGATCTTCGTCTCGGTCGCTGCTGCTGTTTACCTCTGTTTCTATCTGCACCGGAAGAAAAACACAAACACTTCAGCTGCTAATAAGAAAACGAAGACGAAGACGAAGGACGACAACCTTCCGGCTACGACGACGGCCCCCGGTCTTCGCGCAGCTGGAACATTTGGCAGCTGCAGGATGGGCCGGCGGTTCAGCATCGCGGAGATCAAAGCGGCCACCATGGACTTCGACGAGTCCCTGGTGATCGGAGTCGGAGGCTTCGGCAAGGTGTACAGGGGCGAGACGGACACGGGCACTCCGGTGGCGGTGAAGCGGGGGCACGCAGAGTCTCAGCAGGGGGCGAAGGAGTTCGAGACGGAGATCGAGATGCTGTCGAGGCTGCGGCACCGGCACCTCGTCTCCCTGATCGGGTACTGCGACGAGCAGGACGAGATGATCCTGGTCTACGAGCACATGGCGAACGGCACGCTGCGAAGCCACCTCTACGggagcgagagcgagagcgacCACCTCCCCGCTCTGACGTGGAGGCAGAGGCTGGAGATCTGCATCGGCGCGGCGCGGGGGCTGCACTACCTCCACACGGGGCTGGACCGGGGCGGCGTCATCCACAGGGACGTGAAGACCACCAACATCCTGCTGGACGGCAGCCTCGTGGCGAAGGTGGCGGACTTCGGCATCTCGAAGCACGGCCCGCCGCTGGACCGCACCCACGTCAGCACCGCCGTGAAGGGCAGCTTCGGGTACCTGGACCCGGAGTACTTCATGAGGCAGCAGCTGACGCAGAGCTCCGACGTGTACTCGTTCGGCGTCGTCCTGCTGGAGGTCCTCTGCGCCCGGCCCGTCATCAACCCGGCCCTGCCGAGGGACCAGGTCAACCTCCCCGAGTGGGCTCTGGAGCGGAAGAGGCGGGGCCTGCTCGAGACCGTGGTCGACCGTCGGCTGGACGGAGGCTACGACCTGGAGTCCGTCAGGCAGTTGGCTGAGGTCGCCGAGAAGTGCGTCGCGGATGAGGGACGGGACCGGCCTTCCATCGGTCAGGTCCTGTGGCACCTCGAGACCGCTCTGCAGCTGCACCAAGCGCATCTGCAGAGCTCATCAGCCTCAGCTGCTGCGGGTGATCTGGAGCCCTCTGATGGCGCGTCTGCTAGCAACAGCATCAGGCGCGCCGAAGAGGCAGCAGAAACCGCTGGTGTGACCTATGGAGATGGACATGGAGATGGGGAAGCGGTGGAACTCAGAGTTGAGGTACTGTAA
- the LOC100191765 gene encoding glyoxylate reductase isoform X1, with product MICRRSNDASLACPPNRQILAYRRTTQPKRHTRSKRMPPPPPLVLLAKPLFPNFAAALEGRYRLVLAGDADAATAAEARVLLVPGLVAVTAELVDRLPALELVAATSVGLDHVDLRACRRRGLAVTNAGAAFSVDSADYAVGLVVAVLRRVAAAEAHLRRGGWATDGEYPLTTKVSGKRVGIVGLGSIGSLVARRLAAMGCRVAYHSRAPKPSCSCPYAFFPTARALALASDVLVLSCALTEETRRVVGREVLEALGQGGVLVNVGRGGLVDEPELVRCLREGVIGGAGLDVFEDEPDVPAELLAMDNVVLSPHRAVLTPESMRGLLDVVAGNLDAFFAGRPLLSPVSL from the exons ATGATCTGCAGACGGTCGAATGATGCTTCA CTCGCCTGCCCACCAAATCGGCAAATCCTGGCGTACAGGAGGACGACCCAACCCAAGCGGCACACAAGATCCAAGAggatgccgccgccgccgccgctcgtgCTGCTGGCGAAGCCGCTGTTCCCGAACTTCGCGGCGGCGCTGGAGGGCCGGTACCGCCTCGTCCTGGCCGGGGACGCCGACGCGGCCACGGCGGCGGAGGCCCGGGTCCTGCTCGTGCCGGGGCTCGTGGCCGTGACAGCCGAGCTCGTCGACCGGCTCCCGGCGCTGGAGCTCGTGGCCGCGACCTCCGTCGGGCTGGACCACGTGGACCTCCGTGCCTGCCGCCGCCGCGGGCTCGCCGTCACCAACGCCGGCGCGGCCTTCTCCGTCGACTCCGCCGACTACGCCGTCGGCCTCGTCGTCGCCGTGCTGCGCAGGGTCGCCGCCGCCGAGGCGCATCTCCGGCGCGGCGGGTGGGCTACCGATGGCGAGTACCCGCTCACCACCAAG GTGAGCGGCAAGCGGGTGGGGATCGTGGGGCTCGGCAGCATCGGCTCGCTGGTGGCGCGGCGCCTGGCCGCCATGGGGTGCCGCGTCGCCTACCACTCCCGCGCGCCGAAGCCGTCGTGCTCGTGCCCCTACGCCTTCTTCCCCACGGCGCGCGCCCTGGCCTTGGCCAGCGACGTGCTGGTGCTGTCGTGCGCGCTCACGGAGGAGACGCGGCGCGTGGTGGGCCGCGAGGTGCTGGAGGCGCTGGGACAGGGCGGCGTGCTGGTCAACGTCGGCCGCGGCGGCCTGGTCGACGAGCCGGAGCTGGTGCGGTGCCTGCGGGAGGGCGTCATCGGCGGCGCGGGGCTGGACGTGTTCGAGGACGAGCCCGACGTGCCCGCGGAGCTCCTCGCCATGGACAACGTCGTGCTGTCGCCCCACAGGGCCGTGCTCACGCCGGAGTCCATGCGCGGGTTGCTGGATGTCGTCGCGGGaaacctcgacgccttcttcgccGGCAGGCCGCTGCTCAGCCCCGTGTCGCTGTGA
- the LOC100191765 gene encoding glyoxylate reductase isoform X2, which yields MPPPPPLVLLAKPLFPNFAAALEGRYRLVLAGDADAATAAEARVLLVPGLVAVTAELVDRLPALELVAATSVGLDHVDLRACRRRGLAVTNAGAAFSVDSADYAVGLVVAVLRRVAAAEAHLRRGGWATDGEYPLTTKVSGKRVGIVGLGSIGSLVARRLAAMGCRVAYHSRAPKPSCSCPYAFFPTARALALASDVLVLSCALTEETRRVVGREVLEALGQGGVLVNVGRGGLVDEPELVRCLREGVIGGAGLDVFEDEPDVPAELLAMDNVVLSPHRAVLTPESMRGLLDVVAGNLDAFFAGRPLLSPVSL from the exons atgccgccgccgccgccgctcgtgCTGCTGGCGAAGCCGCTGTTCCCGAACTTCGCGGCGGCGCTGGAGGGCCGGTACCGCCTCGTCCTGGCCGGGGACGCCGACGCGGCCACGGCGGCGGAGGCCCGGGTCCTGCTCGTGCCGGGGCTCGTGGCCGTGACAGCCGAGCTCGTCGACCGGCTCCCGGCGCTGGAGCTCGTGGCCGCGACCTCCGTCGGGCTGGACCACGTGGACCTCCGTGCCTGCCGCCGCCGCGGGCTCGCCGTCACCAACGCCGGCGCGGCCTTCTCCGTCGACTCCGCCGACTACGCCGTCGGCCTCGTCGTCGCCGTGCTGCGCAGGGTCGCCGCCGCCGAGGCGCATCTCCGGCGCGGCGGGTGGGCTACCGATGGCGAGTACCCGCTCACCACCAAG GTGAGCGGCAAGCGGGTGGGGATCGTGGGGCTCGGCAGCATCGGCTCGCTGGTGGCGCGGCGCCTGGCCGCCATGGGGTGCCGCGTCGCCTACCACTCCCGCGCGCCGAAGCCGTCGTGCTCGTGCCCCTACGCCTTCTTCCCCACGGCGCGCGCCCTGGCCTTGGCCAGCGACGTGCTGGTGCTGTCGTGCGCGCTCACGGAGGAGACGCGGCGCGTGGTGGGCCGCGAGGTGCTGGAGGCGCTGGGACAGGGCGGCGTGCTGGTCAACGTCGGCCGCGGCGGCCTGGTCGACGAGCCGGAGCTGGTGCGGTGCCTGCGGGAGGGCGTCATCGGCGGCGCGGGGCTGGACGTGTTCGAGGACGAGCCCGACGTGCCCGCGGAGCTCCTCGCCATGGACAACGTCGTGCTGTCGCCCCACAGGGCCGTGCTCACGCCGGAGTCCATGCGCGGGTTGCTGGATGTCGTCGCGGGaaacctcgacgccttcttcgccGGCAGGCCGCTGCTCAGCCCCGTGTCGCTGTGA